The genomic region GAAGGGATCGACTCTGGCCAGCGCCGTGACTGTCATGGAGATGACGGGATCGGCCCGTGTTTTTGTCGCCCGTAGCTACGCGCCATTTGAGACCTTCCTCATCGCCGGGACCATCTATCTTGTCCTCGGTGCGGTTTTCGGGCGAATCTTCAGGCTCATCGAAGCGCGAACAGCCATTCCGGGGCGTTGAGGCATGTCCAACATGGATCTTGAAGTGCTCCCGCAACGAATACAACGGATCACAGCTCGTGTAGCTGTGGCAGCATTATAAGGTCTTGAAATGATGTACGCACAGAGACACGCCGTTCGCCTGGTGGAGGTGAACAAATGGTACGGACAATTTCACGTACTTAAGGATATCGATCTCGATGTGGGAATTGGCGAACGCATCGTCATCGCCGGGCCGTCCGGTTCCGGAAAATCGACGATGATCCGCTGCATCAACCGGCTGGAAGAACACAAGAAGGGTACGATCGTCGTTGATGGCATCGAGCTCACCAACGAAAAAAGATTGACGAAGTGCGCCGTGAAGTCGGCATGGCGTTCCAGCACTTCAACCTCTTCCCGCACCTGACCATCCTGGAAAACTGCACGCTGGCCCCAATCTGGGTGCGCAAGATGCCAAAGAAGCAGGCTGAAGAGGTCGCCATGCACTTCCTGAAGCGCGTCAAGATCCCCGAGCAGCCCAACAAGTACCCAGGCCAGCTTTCGGGCGGTCAGCAACAGCGCGTTGCGATTGCCCGCTCGCTGTGCATGAAGCCGAAAATACTGCTGTTCGATGAGCCGACCTCGGCGCTCGATCCTGAGATGGTCAAAGAAGTGCTCGACACCATGGTCTCGCTCGCCGAAGAAGGGATGACGATGATCTGCGTGACCCATGAAATGGGCTTTGCCCGCCAGGTGGCAAACCGCGTGATCTTCATGGACGAGGGCCGGATCGTTGAACAGAACATCCCCGCTCAGTTCTTCGACAATCCCCAGCACGAACGCACCCGCCTGTTCCTAAGCCAGATCCTGCACTGATGACGGTGCCGGGCGATCGAAGTCAGGCCCTGATCGACCATAGAGTTGTGAACATCGGGAATCTTGAGCTTCGCTAAGGTGTTGATGCGGGGTGGGCACAATAAGCGTGAAATTCGACGGCTTGGCTCGAAAGGTCTTTAAAGCTTCGCCCTTGTGGATCGAGGCGTCGACAACAGCAAATTCGTCTCGCTGTTAGTGATGCCTGGAACGAGCCGGATCTTGCGAAGCACGGCGTCGAAATCGGTGAGACTTGAGGCGCTCAGTTCCACCAAGAGGTCCCAACGGCCATTTGTCGTGTGGATCTGCGAAATTTCCGGAAAACCTCCGAGGGTGCGGATCACGCGATCCGTTACATGGCCCTCAATCTCGATCATCATGACCCCCCGCACAACGTCCTCAAGGGCATCTGCTCGAAGCATAACCGTATAGCCGAGGATGGTTCCATCGTGCTCCATCCGCTCTATCCTGGCTCGCACCGTCGCACGCGATGCACTGGTCTCAAGAGCAAGATCCGAAACGCTTCGCCGTCCATTCCCGCGCAAGAGTGTTACGATTTTTTGATCGAGGTCATCCATGCCACTTTGGTCCATGTGCCAATCAACTTGAGCAGAATAGCATTACGTTCTGCCAAATTTCAATATTCAATCTGCCAGTCTCGCCGGTTACTCTGCCCAAAGTCAAACGGGAGTAAGTCATGGAATGCACGCTGATCGGCGCCCCCTTGCAAATTGGAGCGGGGCAGCTTGGCTGTGAAATGGGGCCGAGCGTTCTTCGAATCGCTGGCCTTCGCGCAGCGCTTGAAGAACTGGGGCATACCGTAAAGGACGTCGGAAACCTCACACCTCGAACCTTCGACGAGATGCCCCATCCCAATGCGGCAGTACATCACCTTGGGGAGACCGTTGCCTGGGTCGAGGCGCTGTCGTCTGCTGCCTACGAACACAGCGCCAATGGCATGCCCATATTCTTGGGCGGCGACCACGCGATATCCGCCGGTACGGTACCAGGACTTGCCCGCCGGGCTGCAGAGCTTGGCCGGCCGCTGTTTGTTCTCTGGCTCGACGCCCATACCGATTTCCACAGCCTTGAGACGACAGCAAGCGGTAATCTGCATGGAACACCGGTCGCCTATTACACTGGCCAGGCTGGTTTCGACGGATATTTTCCCACACTGGTGCATGCGGTCCCCACTGAAAACGTCTGCATGATTGGCATTCGAAGCGTCGATTCAGCCGAGCAAGCCGCGATCAAGCGCACCGGCATCACGGTCCACGACATGCGCGTGATCGATGAACACGGCGTCGCTGTTCTCGTCAGGAACTTTATCGAAAAGGTGAAGGCCGCCAACGGCCTCCTGCATGTGAGCTTTGACGTCGATTTCCTGGAGCCCGACATCGCACCCGCAGTCGGCACTACAGTGCCTGGCGGAGCGACCTACCGCGAAGCGCATCTGATCATGGAAATGCTCCATGACAGCAACCTCGTGACGAGCCTCGACATCGTCGAGCTCAATCCGTTTCTCGACGAACGCGGCAAGACCGCCAAACTGCTCGTCGATCTAGTCGCCAGCCTGATGGGCAAGCGGGTGATGGATCGCCCGACCCTCGCAGGCTGACGATCGCTGATCTTTTTTTGGAGGACAAAATGAACACTGAGCACAGACTGAACATCGTCCCGTTCGTCAGCGTCGATCACATGATGAAGCTGGTCCTTAAGGTTGGTATCGATCGGTTCCTCGTGGAACTGGCGGCCGTCATCGAGGAAGATTTCCGCCGGTGGCCGGTCTTCGACAAGACGCCTCGTGTTGCCTCCCATT from Rhizobium sp. CIAT894 harbors:
- a CDS encoding Lrp/AsnC family transcriptional regulator, giving the protein MDDLDQKIVTLLRGNGRRSVSDLALETSASRATVRARIERMEHDGTILGYTVMLRADALEDVVRGVMMIEIEGHVTDRVIRTLGGFPEISQIHTTNGRWDLLVELSASSLTDFDAVLRKIRLVPGITNSETNLLLSTPRSTRAKL
- the rocF gene encoding arginase, giving the protein MECTLIGAPLQIGAGQLGCEMGPSVLRIAGLRAALEELGHTVKDVGNLTPRTFDEMPHPNAAVHHLGETVAWVEALSSAAYEHSANGMPIFLGGDHAISAGTVPGLARRAAELGRPLFVLWLDAHTDFHSLETTASGNLHGTPVAYYTGQAGFDGYFPTLVHAVPTENVCMIGIRSVDSAEQAAIKRTGITVHDMRVIDEHGVAVLVRNFIEKVKAANGLLHVSFDVDFLEPDIAPAVGTTVPGGATYREAHLIMEMLHDSNLVTSLDIVELNPFLDERGKTAKLLVDLVASLMGKRVMDRPTLAG